In the Alphaproteobacteria bacterium genome, CGCAGCGCCAGCGTGCGCACCGCGCGCACGTTCGGCACCACCGGCAGCATCTCGTCAACCGCCAGCCGCCAGTGGCGCGCGACCAGGCCGAGCGGCCCGCACCAGCGCAGCCAGACGGCAGTGAACCGGACCTCGCCGCGCCGCGACGGCACCAGCGGCACGGTCAGCACCGCCTCGGCGCCGGGCGCAAGCGCGAACGGCACGGCCGCCGGGGGCAGCAGCGGCCCGCTGACCTCGCACACCAGCGCACCGTCGGTCGCCGGGCCGCGCGCGCGATTGGCCAGCGCCACCTCCAGCGGATCGTCGTCGCCGATGTACAGCAGCGGCGGCAGCCGGGTGGCGACCGCCAGGCCGCGCCGGGTCGGCGCCAGCAGCGCGTCGAGCCCCAGCACGAACAGCGCCACCGCCGGCAGCGCCAGCCCGAACGGCCACAGCGCCTCGCCGGCCAGCGCCAGCACCAGGCTGACCGGGGCGCCGGCGAACACCAGCAGCACGGCGCGGCGGGTCGGCCGCATCAGCGCGGCGCCGGGATCTGGCCCAGCAGCTCGCCGAGCGCGTGCTCCGGCCGCTGGCCCTCGATCTCGGCCCCCGGCGACATCACCACGCGGTGGCGCAGCGCCGGCACCGCCAGCGCCTTGACGTCGTCGGGCAGCACGAAATCGCGGCCGCTCAGCGCGGCATAGGCGCGCGCGGCCGCCGCCAGCATGTTGGCCGCCCGCGGCGAGGCGCCGAACTGGAAGGCCGGGTGCTCGCGCGTGGCGCGGACCAGGTCGACGATGTAGAGCACGATGTCGTCGGCGATGCGCAGGCCGGCCACAAGGCGGCGCATCGCCGACAGCGTGGCGGCATCGGCCGCGCTCGCCACGCCGAATTCCTGTGGGTGGCGCAGGGTGGTGCCGGCGCCGTGGCGGGCGACGATCGTCGCCTCTTCCTCGCGGCTCGGATAGTCGAGCACGTGCTTGAACAGGAAGCGGTCGAGCTGCGCCTCCGGCAGCGGATAGGTGCCCTGCTGCTCGATCGGGTTCTGGGTCGCCACCACCATGAAGCTCTCGCCCAGCGGATAGGTCTCGCCGTCGATGGTCACGGCGCGCTCCTGCATCGCCTCCAGCAGCGCCGCCTGCGTCTTCGGCGGGGTGCGGTTGATCTCGTCGGCCAGCAGCAGCTGGGTGAAGATCGGCCCCTTGGTCAGCGCGAAGTCGTTGGTCTGGAAGTTGAACAGGTTGGTGCCGATGACGTCGCCGGGCATCAGGTCGGGCGTGAACTGGATGCGGCCGAAGTCCAGCGTCAGGCAGGCGGCGAAGGTGCGGGCGAGCAGCGTCTTGGCCGTGCCCGGCACGCCCTCCAGCAGCACGTGACCGTCGACCAGCAGCGCCACCAGCAGCAGGTCGACCGCCTGCTCCTGGCCGACGATGACCTTGCCGATCTCGGTCCTCAGCGTCGCGCTGGTCGATTGCAGGCGTTCAAGATCCATCGAGCATCTCTCGCTTCCAGCTGTTGAGGCGTTGCGCGGCGTCGAGGATCCGCGCCGTGTTGTCGCCGGCCGCCGCCGTCGCGACGTCGCGGTCCAGCCGTTCGAAGGCGGTCGGCACCCGGCGGGCCTGCCCGACCCGGTCGAGCCATGCTACCAGCGCGCGCCGGTCCAGGCCGCGCGGCGCGTGCAGCCGGTCCGCCACCTGCCGGACGCACATGTCGGCAGAGCCGCGCAGGAAATGGCCGCCGTGCCGGCGCGGGTCCAGCAGGCCGGCGCCGGTGTCGAGCAGGGTGGCGGCGCCCGGGGCGAAGGCGCGATCCGGCGGCTGCGGCGGGCCGAACCGCCCGATGCCGGCCCACACCAGCAGGCAGAGCGCGACCAGGCCCTGCAGCGTCGCCAGCAGGAACGGCATCTCGAACATCACGCGCCACAGGTCCGGCCGCTGGGTCAGGCCGTGCACGGTCTCGTCGACCACGACCGTGCCGCCAACAGGCCGCAGCAGGTCGATCAGCGAAAGCGCGAATGCGGCATTGCCGCCCACGCCGATTCCGTGGTTGGCAATCACGTCCGGGTCGGACAGCACGGCGACGCGCAGGCCGTCCACCACGGTGGAGCCGACCAGCATGCCGCGCGAATCGCCGACCAGCGGGTCCAGCCTGGTCGAAGCGATCAGCTGCGGCGCCGTCAGGGCGATCTGCGCGCCGAAGCCGACCGTCTCGACGGCGGCACCGCGCACGATCCGCGCGCCGGGGTCGATGAGGTTCACGATGGCCTCGACCGCCGATACCGGCACCGGCTCGGCCGACCCGATCCAGCGCGGATTGTCGTCCGCCGGCTCGCCGCGCCATTTCGGCAGCACGACCAGCATGGCCTGCAGCGCCGGCGCCCAGGATAGCTCAGCAGAGCGGCGAGGCCCTCGCCGCTCTCCGGCTCGGCGGCGACCAGCAGCGTACCCGCGGCACGCGCCCGACGAATCGAAGCGGCTGACCAGCACCGGAACGCCGGTCTCGCGCAACAGCGCGACGAAGGCGCCATGGCCGATGGCCGAGGTCGAAGGCGCTCGGCGCCCCGCCGTGCGGCGCGGATCGAGCGATTCGTCGAACACCAGCAGATAGCTCGCGGCGCAGCGAAGCCGATCAGGCCGGCGGCGACCAGGCCGATCACGGTCCGTCGGTCGAACACGGCGCGCGGCCGCGCCACCACGCGCGATCGAGCGGCCATAGCGCGCATGGCAGGCCTGGTAGTCGGCGGCGCTGGCCCGCGTGACCGCCGAAATGGCACCGTTCGACCGCGGCAGCGATCGTGCCGAGCGCGCTGGCCCCCGGCGCCGGCAGCGTCCGGCGCAGGAGTTCGCGGTGTGGTCAGGGCAGGCGGCATCGCGTGACCGCCGCGGCGCCGCAGCTCTTCCAGGCCGTTGGCAGCAGCGGTGGATCGCCTCGCCCAGTTGCCGTCGCCGGCCGTGTCGTCGGCATCAGCCAGCGAGGCCGGCGGGCCGGCCGGCGCGGCCGTCGCCGTCACGCGCGCGCGGCTGCGCCGGCCTCGGCCGCACCGGGGTCGCGCAGCCGCATGGCAAGCGAGGCGACCTAGATGGCGACCAGCACCGCCGCCGCCACCAGCCAGCAGCCACAGCAGCGCGTCTCGGCGATCGCGACGGAGCCGGATGCCGGGGCCGGTGCGGGCGACGGCGCTCGTACGCGATCGATGCGTCGCGCCGCATCAGCGCGGCGGCGGCCCGGTGTCCTCTGCGGGCTGCACCGGCGCCGAGGCCGGGCTGGTCGGGCAACGCGCCGCTGGTAGTCGCGCCGTCGACACCACGTTCGACCGCGGACCGCGCGTCCTGGGCCGACGCAGGGCCGCCGTGCAGGCCAGGGCGACGGTCGGCACCAGCGCGCGAAGCGCCCGGCGGAGCGCGCGGCCGCGCTCCGTCGCCGCCCGAGCCGCCGGGCGACGCCACGCCATGTTTCCTCCCGCCGTCACGCCGTCGCCGACCCCGCTGCTGCCCGATTGCGGCCCGGCCCATCTTGCCCGCACCGTCCGGCCCGGCCAAACCCTTTCGCCGCGCCGCCCGGTGTACCGCGGCGTTCAGCCCGGCGGCTCCGACGCGGTGCCGTCGTCCGCCGGCACGAACACCGTAAGCGCCCGTTGCCTGACCGTGAAATCCGCCGGGGTGCTGGCGTCGAGCTCGCCGTCGACGTTGATCTGTTTCGGCCGCGCGGTCTCCACCCGCACGCGGTGCGCCGACATGTTGACCGTGCGGCCGGCGCGGGAGAAGCGCCCGGTCAGCAGCGCCGGCAGCTCGCCGAGCCAGCCAAGCATGCGCACCGGGCGCACCCAGTAGAGCCAGAGCAGGCCGTCGTCGTGGCTGGCATCCTCGCTGATGATCAGGCCGCCGCCGTAGCGCCGGCCGCTGCCGATGGCGAACTGCACGCAGCGCGCGCGCACCGGCCTGTCGTCGACCGTCAGCGCGACGCTGAACGGCCGGGTGACCCGGTAGGCGTCGATCCACGCCAGCGGATAGGCCAGCACGCCGAGCCATTTCTTGCGCGGGCCCTTGTGCGCCTTGGCGACCTCGGTGGAGAAGCCGATGCTGGCGACGTTGACGAACCAGCGTCCGTTGCAGCAGCCGAGATCGATGGCGCGGGTGACGCCGCCGGCGATCACCGCCACCGCCTGCGCCGGGTCGTCGGGAATGCCGAGGCTGGTGGCCAGGTCGTTGGCGGTGCCGAGCGGGACGATCCCGACCGGCAGGCCGAGCGCGAGCAGGTCGCCGGCCAGCCCGCTGATGCTGCCGTCGCCGCCGCCGACGACGACCGCACGCGCGCCCGGCCCGTGTTCGCGCAACAGCGCGCGCGCCTCGTCCGGGCTGGCGACGCCGTGCAGCGAGACCGGCAGCCCCGCCGCGGCAAAGGCCTCCGCGACCGCTTCGGCCGCTTCCTCGCCCGAACGGGCGTGGCGGTTGATCAGGCACAGGATCGGTGACTGCATGGTTCGCCCGGTTGTCTTGGCCGTCGCGATGCCGCGACCGTGCCGACGCTGCGACAATTCACATCGGTCCATTTCGTTCCCGTCGGGTTGGTGGCATCCTGCCTCACCCACTCGCGGCGCGGCCGTGCCGGCGGCGCCGAGCCGGATAGGAGCCACCGATGACCCGTCTCGCCACCTTCGCCCTCTGGCTGCTGTTGAGCGCTGCCGCCTTCGCCGCCGCCGCCTGCGACCATACCATCCGCGGCGTCGGCCAGGACCTCGAAGACACCGGCGAGGCGATCGACGACGCGGTGAACTGACGCCGGGACGGAACCGGTTCGCCGGCAAAGCGTTCCCTTGCAGCGCCCGCCCGCCGGCCCGGCGACGTCCGGCGGGCGGGCGCGGTCGGAACATTGCAAGGGACAAGGACCATGCCGAATCTGAAAGCTCTCGGCCTGCTGCTGGCCATCGCCGCGGCCGGCGCCACCGCGGCCTGCGACCACACCATCCGCGGTGTCGGCCAGGACATCGAGGACACCGGCGACGCCATCGAGGACGCCGCCGAGTAGGCCGCCCGGCGCCGGTCGGCCAGGCGGCCGGCGCCCCTCAGAGCCCCAGCGCCATCCGCAGGGTGGCGCCGATATGGAAGCCGATGGCCTCGACCGCCGCGTCGATGTCGCGGTCGCGGCAGGCGAGCAGCAGCGTGATGTGCTCGTCGAAGGACTGGCGCAAGGCGCTCGGCGTCATCAGGCCGTCGTCGTGGCGCAACAGCCGGATCCGGTCCAGATTGACCGTGTAGATGCTCTCGATCAGCTCGTTGGCCAGCGCCTGCACGATATGGACGTGCATCTGCTGGTCGATGCGATGCGCCTCGGCCACCTCGGCCGGCGTCACTGTCTTGCCGATCGAATCGCGCACCGCCTGGTGGCGGGCGATCAGCGCTTCGGCCTCGTCGGCCGTGCAGGTCTCGCAGAACCGGCGCACCGCCGCGCTCTCGATCATCAGGCGCAGGCCGAAGGCATTGCGGATCGCCTTCGGCGTCGCCTCGGCGATGCGGATGCCGCGCTGCGGGATCACCGTTACCAGGAATTCCGACGCCAGCTTCTGGATCGCCTCGCGCGTCGGCGCGATCGGCATGTCGGTCAGGTCGCACAGCTCGCGCTGCGAGACGAACTGGCCCGCCCTCAGGGTGCCGTCCGAAAGCATGCCGCGGACGGCGTTGTAAGCGCGGTCGCTGAGCCTGGGTGCCATGGCGGCGCCGGGTCAGGCCGCCATGCCGCGGACCAGACCGACGATGTCGTCGACCGCCGCCGCGGCGACCGGATCGAGCGGCGGCATCGGCTGGGCCCACTCCGCCTCGTCCGACAGCGCCGCCATCACCGCCTTCAGCGTCGGCAGGAACGGGCGGCCGTCGAACGCGGCGGCCAGTCGCGCCAGCGCCTCGCCGGCGGCG is a window encoding:
- a CDS encoding MoxR family ATPase; its protein translation is MDLERLQSTSATLRTEIGKVIVGQEQAVDLLLVALLVDGHVLLEGVPGTAKTLLARTFAACLTLDFGRIQFTPDLMPGDVIGTNLFNFQTNDFALTKGPIFTQLLLADEINRTPPKTQAALLEAMQERAVTIDGETYPLGESFMVVATQNPIEQQGTYPLPEAQLDRFLFKHVLDYPSREEEATIVARHGAGTTLRHPQEFGVASAADAATLSAMRRLVAGLRIADDIVLYIVDLVRATREHPAFQFGASPRAANMLAAAARAYAALSGRDFVLPDDVKALAVPALRHRVVMSPGAEIEGQRPEHALGELLGQIPAPR
- a CDS encoding lipid kinase — encoded protein: MQSPILCLINRHARSGEEAAEAVAEAFAAAGLPVSLHGVASPDEARALLREHGPGARAVVVGGGDGSISGLAGDLLALGLPVGIVPLGTANDLATSLGIPDDPAQAVAVIAGGVTRAIDLGCCNGRWFVNVASIGFSTEVAKAHKGPRKKWLGVLAYPLAWIDAYRVTRPFSVALTVDDRPVRARCVQFAIGSGRRYGGGLIISEDASHDDGLLWLYWVRPVRMLGWLGELPALLTGRFSRAGRTVNMSAHRVRVETARPKQINVDGELDASTPADFTVRQRALTVFVPADDGTASEPPG
- a CDS encoding entericidin A/B family lipoprotein, whose amino-acid sequence is MTRLATFALWLLLSAAAFAAAACDHTIRGVGQDLEDTGEAIDDAVN
- a CDS encoding entericidin A/B family lipoprotein, with translation MPNLKALGLLLAIAAAGATAACDHTIRGVGQDIEDTGDAIEDAAE
- a CDS encoding GntR family transcriptional regulator, with the translated sequence MAPRLSDRAYNAVRGMLSDGTLRAGQFVSQRELCDLTDMPIAPTREAIQKLASEFLVTVIPQRGIRIAEATPKAIRNAFGLRLMIESAAVRRFCETCTADEAEALIARHQAVRDSIGKTVTPAEVAEAHRIDQQMHVHIVQALANELIESIYTVNLDRIRLLRHDDGLMTPSALRQSFDEHITLLLACRDRDIDAAVEAIGFHIGATLRMALGL